A single genomic interval of Rosistilla ulvae harbors:
- the leuC gene encoding 3-isopropylmalate dehydratase large subunit translates to MTTAQSSGGQPRTMFEKIWDNHVVHSEPGKQTILYIDLHLVHEVTSPQAFEGLRIAGRKVRQPSRTIATPDHNVPTSDRSLPIADPIARKQIDTLRNNCKEFGVQLFDIDDVRQGIVHVIGPENGFTQPGMTIVCGDSHTATHGAFGSLAFGIGTSEVEHVLATQTLLQYKPKTFELRVEGDLPRGVTAKDTILYLIGKIGTAGGTGYVLEFTGDPIRKFSMEERMTVCNMSIEAGARAGLIAPDELTFEYLRGKPEAPKDFDAAVEKWKQLPSDPGATYDRSEVFQGSDIQPQITWGTNPGQVISVMDRIPSPGDSTDPTEQKSTAQALEYMGLTAGKSLTDVHIDRVFIGSCTNARIEDLRAAAAVAKGHKVSGSVNAMVVPGSGKVKRQAEEEGLDVIFKEAGFDWREAGCSMCLAMNPDKLAPGERCASTSNRNFEGRQGKGGRTHLVSPEMATAAAVAGHFTDVRQWDFKS, encoded by the coding sequence ATGACAACAGCACAAAGCAGCGGGGGACAGCCCCGCACGATGTTTGAAAAGATCTGGGACAACCATGTTGTTCACAGCGAACCTGGCAAACAGACGATCCTTTATATCGACCTGCACCTGGTCCACGAAGTGACCAGCCCACAGGCGTTTGAAGGTTTGCGGATCGCCGGTCGAAAGGTGCGCCAGCCCAGCCGCACGATCGCGACTCCCGATCACAACGTCCCAACCAGCGACCGCAGCCTGCCGATCGCCGACCCGATCGCTCGCAAGCAGATTGACACCCTGCGCAACAACTGCAAAGAATTTGGCGTCCAGTTGTTCGATATCGACGACGTTCGCCAAGGGATCGTACACGTCATCGGCCCCGAAAACGGCTTCACTCAGCCCGGCATGACGATCGTCTGCGGCGACAGCCACACCGCGACGCACGGTGCGTTTGGATCGTTGGCTTTCGGTATCGGCACCAGCGAAGTCGAGCACGTCCTGGCGACGCAGACCCTGCTGCAATACAAGCCCAAGACTTTTGAACTGCGTGTCGAAGGGGACCTTCCCCGCGGCGTGACAGCAAAGGACACGATCCTGTATCTGATCGGCAAGATCGGCACCGCCGGGGGAACCGGGTACGTGCTGGAATTCACAGGCGATCCGATCCGCAAATTCTCGATGGAAGAGCGGATGACGGTCTGCAATATGTCGATCGAAGCGGGTGCTCGCGCCGGCCTGATCGCTCCCGACGAGCTCACCTTTGAGTATCTCCGCGGCAAGCCCGAAGCCCCCAAGGACTTCGACGCCGCTGTCGAGAAGTGGAAGCAACTGCCAAGCGACCCCGGGGCCACCTACGACCGCAGCGAGGTCTTCCAAGGTTCCGACATCCAACCGCAAATCACCTGGGGAACCAACCCCGGCCAAGTGATCAGCGTGATGGACCGGATCCCGTCGCCAGGCGATTCGACCGACCCGACCGAACAAAAATCGACAGCTCAAGCGCTCGAGTACATGGGCCTGACCGCCGGCAAATCGCTGACCGACGTCCATATCGACCGCGTCTTCATCGGCTCGTGCACCAATGCACGGATCGAAGACTTGCGAGCCGCCGCGGCAGTCGCCAAGGGGCACAAGGTCAGCGGTAGTGTCAACGCGATGGTTGTTCCAGGCAGCGGCAAAGTCAAACGACAAGCCGAAGAAGAAGGCCTGGATGTGATCTTCAAAGAAGCTGGCTTCGATTGGCGTGAAGCGGGCTGCAGCATGTGCTTGGCGATGAACCCCGACAAACTTGCTCCGGGCGAACGCTGTGCCAGCACCAGCAACCGCAACTTTGAAGGACGCCAGGGCAAGGGAGGCCGCACGCACTTGGTCAGCCCAGAGATGGCAACCGCTGCCGCCGTCGCCGGTCACTTCACCGACGTCCGCCAGTGGGACTTCAAGAGCTAG
- a CDS encoding amino acid aminotransferase has product MFETIQTAPPDSILGLTEAFQKDANPAKINLSVGVYKDPSGQTPVLRCVKQAEETLLKTETTKGYLGIDGLPEYRQHLHGLVFGEQVPASRVAIVQTPGGTGALRVAADLIAGQLKPAQIWLSNPTWANHNAIFTAAGVGVQSYAYLNAEKTGLDFDAMLEDLKTKPRTGDVVLLHACCHNPTGVDPTAEQWAQIAEVVRERGLLPLVDFAYQGFGQGITEDAVGIRTLLQTCDEMLVASSFSKNFGLYSERVGGLSLVAKNPAEATAALSQLKRVVRTNYSNPPRHGGAIVATVLSSPELTTLWHEEVAEMRNRIAAMRSQFVAQMHQRQSKRDFSFLLSQSGMFSFSGLNPMQVDQLRNEYAIYIVGSGRINVAGMTDENLPRLCDAVAAVL; this is encoded by the coding sequence ATGTTCGAAACGATCCAAACCGCTCCCCCCGACTCGATCCTCGGTCTGACCGAAGCGTTCCAAAAAGATGCCAATCCCGCCAAGATCAATCTCAGCGTTGGTGTTTATAAGGATCCGTCGGGGCAGACGCCCGTCTTGCGTTGCGTGAAACAGGCTGAAGAAACGCTGTTGAAGACCGAAACGACCAAGGGCTATCTGGGGATCGATGGCTTGCCAGAGTATCGCCAGCACCTGCATGGGCTGGTCTTTGGCGAACAGGTGCCCGCGTCGCGAGTCGCCATCGTGCAGACCCCAGGCGGAACCGGAGCCCTTCGTGTCGCGGCCGATCTGATCGCGGGCCAGTTGAAGCCGGCTCAAATCTGGCTGTCGAATCCAACTTGGGCCAACCACAACGCGATCTTCACCGCTGCGGGCGTTGGCGTGCAGTCTTACGCCTACCTCAACGCTGAGAAGACCGGGCTCGATTTCGACGCAATGCTCGAGGATTTGAAGACCAAGCCGCGGACGGGCGACGTCGTTCTGTTGCACGCTTGCTGCCACAACCCGACGGGCGTCGATCCGACAGCGGAGCAATGGGCTCAGATCGCCGAGGTCGTTCGCGAGCGCGGGCTGCTGCCGCTTGTCGATTTCGCCTACCAAGGCTTTGGCCAAGGGATCACCGAAGACGCCGTTGGGATTCGCACGCTGCTGCAGACTTGCGACGAGATGCTGGTCGCGAGTTCCTTCTCGAAAAACTTTGGACTCTACAGCGAGCGCGTCGGCGGTTTGTCGCTTGTCGCAAAGAATCCGGCAGAGGCGACGGCGGCGCTGAGCCAGTTGAAGCGTGTCGTCCGAACGAATTACAGCAATCCGCCGCGGCATGGTGGAGCGATCGTTGCCACCGTGCTGAGCAGTCCCGAATTGACGACGCTGTGGCACGAAGAGGTCGCCGAGATGCGGAACCGGATCGCTGCGATGCGGAGCCAGTTTGTGGCGCAGATGCACCAGCGGCAAAGCAAGCGAGACTTTTCGTTTTTGCTGTCGCAGAGCGGAATGTTTTCGTTCAGCGGGCTGAACCCGATGCAAGTCGATCAGCTGCGGAACGAATACGCGATCTATATCGTTGGCAGCGGGCGGATCAACGTCGCCGGTATGACCGACGAAAATCTGCCGCGTCTGTGCGACGCTGTCGCTGCGGTTCTCTAA
- the panC gene encoding pantoate--beta-alanine ligase, translating into MKIVKLVSEAQRWTLDQRAVGNRVGLVPTMGALHAGHISLAQRSHTICDRTAATIFVNPTQFAPSEDLDKYPRTLDADLEKLEAAGVDLVFTPEPNEVYPPGFSTYVSPPAVGGTLEGASRPDHFRGVTTVVMKLFNIVPATHAFFGQKDYQQAAVISAMCRDMNVPIQLEICPIVREPDGLAMSSRNRYLSDDQRQRALGLSRALKAAEQQFRSGETDGPQLEQTMLDALAEAKVDTIEYAVIADAITLEPLPTIDRPAVALIAARVGATRLIDNTLLTPGN; encoded by the coding sequence ATGAAAATCGTAAAACTTGTCTCCGAAGCACAGCGATGGACGCTCGACCAACGCGCCGTCGGCAATCGCGTCGGACTCGTCCCCACGATGGGCGCACTACACGCCGGACACATAAGCCTCGCCCAGCGGAGCCACACGATCTGCGACCGCACCGCGGCGACGATCTTCGTGAATCCAACGCAATTTGCTCCCAGCGAAGACCTCGATAAATACCCGCGCACGCTCGACGCGGACCTTGAAAAACTGGAAGCCGCCGGCGTCGACCTCGTCTTCACCCCCGAACCAAACGAAGTCTACCCACCAGGCTTCTCGACCTACGTCAGCCCTCCCGCTGTCGGCGGCACGCTGGAAGGGGCCAGCCGCCCCGACCACTTTCGCGGCGTCACAACGGTCGTAATGAAGCTGTTTAATATAGTTCCAGCCACCCACGCCTTCTTCGGCCAAAAAGACTATCAACAAGCAGCCGTGATCTCGGCGATGTGCCGCGATATGAACGTCCCGATCCAACTGGAGATCTGCCCGATCGTCCGCGAGCCCGACGGATTGGCGATGAGTTCGCGGAATCGCTACCTCTCGGACGACCAACGCCAGCGAGCCCTGGGACTGAGCCGAGCACTAAAGGCTGCCGAGCAACAGTTCCGCAGCGGCGAAACCGATGGCCCACAACTGGAGCAAACCATGCTCGACGCATTGGCCGAAGCCAAGGTCGACACGATCGAATACGCGGTAATCGCCGACGCGATCACGCTCGAGCCGCTGCCAACGATCGATCGCCCCGCCGTCGCACTGATCGCCGCTCGCGTCGGCGCGACCCGGCTGATCGACAACACGCTGCTGACGCCAGGCAATTAA
- a CDS encoding NUDIX hydrolase, protein MPTNQPVELPLPVQPMTRLGEQRSQTRNAYNQASVGLAYGRHAGPVPGDARQAAVLIMLAWDGAQWNLPLTKRPTSLRHHGGQICFPGGRLEAGESAVEAAVREFDEELGMVPDDLQVLGRLSTMHVYASHNVVTPIVAATRQSMQFRLDPVEVDQAIMLPWDALTDQSRWTMRSMQRPISRNRQVVDSFTFRYRALQFGEHLIWGATAMMLAELCQVGYR, encoded by the coding sequence ATGCCAACAAACCAACCCGTCGAACTGCCGCTGCCCGTGCAACCGATGACCCGACTGGGTGAACAGCGGTCGCAAACGCGGAACGCTTACAACCAGGCATCGGTCGGGCTCGCTTACGGGCGTCACGCCGGACCGGTTCCGGGAGACGCGCGTCAAGCGGCAGTTCTTATCATGTTGGCATGGGACGGGGCGCAATGGAACCTGCCGCTGACCAAACGCCCGACCAGTCTGCGACATCACGGCGGGCAGATCTGTTTCCCCGGCGGCCGTTTAGAGGCGGGCGAATCGGCCGTTGAGGCGGCGGTTCGCGAGTTCGACGAGGAACTGGGGATGGTTCCGGACGATCTGCAGGTCTTGGGGCGGTTGTCGACGATGCATGTCTACGCCAGCCACAACGTCGTCACGCCGATCGTTGCGGCGACGCGCCAGTCGATGCAGTTCCGTCTGGATCCGGTGGAGGTCGACCAGGCGATCATGCTCCCCTGGGACGCGTTGACCGATCAATCGCGGTGGACGATGCGGAGCATGCAGCGGCCGATCTCCCGCAATCGCCAGGTGGTTGATTCGTTCACGTTCCGATATCGGGCGCTGCAATTTGGCGAGCATCTGATTTGGGGAGCGACCGCGATGATGCTGGCGGAACTGTGCCAGGTCGGTTACCGGTAA
- a CDS encoding proline dehydrogenase family protein, giving the protein MSSSASDRTAEESPFLNLPEAVAATESAASGLTGWQRDAARAIALAQQLLKRSHQLLTPAEHRQQSELDRMIGHQEDKATLVEMTDQAFRTDVPQRVADQLTHILDVQGVPRFFSPLDRTLLRGFQTFGGYLPGVAVPMVKDKMRHETANVILPAEKEVLEKHLRERQREGIRMNVSLLGEALLGENETRTRLKKYLAALQMPEIECISVKVSTIYSQISTLARTHTESVIVDRLELLYRAAMRQTFQRRDGSQTSKFVYLDMEEYRDLHLTVDVLKRTLDRPELSQVRAGIALQSYIPDSFEVLQDLAQWAQRRTAAGGLPLTIRVVKGANMEMERVEASTEGWPQAPYTTKHETDANYKRMIRTILAPENSAALRLGVASHNLFDIALAAIWATEADALQRVQFEMLEGMANQQRRALLELTGSMLLYAPACEQTDFLYAIGYLIRRLDENTGPENFLRYAFQLQPGTETWQTLADGFRASLVAIDSVTTKPRRQQDRSQVPARPEVGDTWQQFINEPNTDWSLPQNSRWAQELLASWRDRCDDSATQIPLSIAGREVTDAREIVESRDPSRPSKIACRYAMATSDDLDAAIACARQDPRNWRSMPSEARSATLRDAAQLLRQQRGDLLAAALIDGGKTLAESDPEVSEAIDFIEFYSLCADQAYQSPQVEASGAGVVAVISPWNFPIAIPCGGVAAALAAGNTVLLKPASETVLPAYLMCQAFWDAGVPREVLQLVPCRGSDAGRRLVENPEVDIVILTGGTETAESMLRIRPDLALAAETGGKNATIVTGLSDRDLAIKHVLQSAFGHSGQKCSATSLLLLEEEVFEDESFREMLADACKSMIVGSAWELQTRVGPLIRPPSGELARGLKELEPGESWLVMPEPCDDNPQLYRPGIKWNVQPGSFTHMTELFGPVLGVMPFRKLEQAIRLVNATGFGLTSGLESLDDREQELWREQIQAGNLYINRSTTGAIVLRQPFGGLGKSAFGPGIKAGGPHYVASLMKLRDQVDHPQMFNAHRFGLPALQSMRESLQAADTSALIERCGGTETTKSVIDRLQTALASYDHWATEEYRQQHDSVRLVGQDNLRRYRPIPALRIGIGPTDRPLDIVRCIAAAHAAGCRITLSHRPGEAAALVELVEFLTADWAARIEMIEESTQQWIDAIQEGEVLRIRMTPDVTVDPAIREAANQHNVYICQTPVLSDGRYELLHYVREQSVCVDYHRYGNLGRRSEEPRRHVL; this is encoded by the coding sequence GTGTCATCCTCAGCTTCGGACCGAACCGCGGAAGAGTCCCCTTTTCTCAACCTTCCCGAGGCAGTTGCCGCCACCGAATCGGCGGCCTCCGGCTTGACCGGGTGGCAGCGCGACGCGGCCCGCGCGATCGCCCTGGCACAGCAGTTGCTGAAGCGGTCCCACCAACTACTGACGCCGGCCGAACACCGCCAACAATCCGAACTCGACCGCATGATCGGACACCAAGAGGACAAAGCGACACTTGTCGAGATGACCGACCAAGCGTTCCGAACCGACGTTCCGCAACGCGTCGCCGACCAACTGACTCACATCCTCGACGTCCAAGGCGTGCCGCGATTCTTCAGCCCACTGGACCGCACGCTGCTGCGTGGGTTCCAAACCTTCGGCGGCTACCTGCCCGGCGTCGCCGTGCCGATGGTCAAAGACAAGATGCGGCACGAGACGGCCAACGTGATCCTGCCGGCGGAGAAGGAGGTCCTGGAAAAGCATCTCCGCGAGCGGCAACGCGAAGGGATCCGGATGAACGTCTCGCTGCTGGGCGAGGCGTTGCTGGGCGAGAACGAAACGCGGACGCGGCTGAAAAAGTATCTCGCGGCGCTGCAGATGCCCGAGATCGAATGCATCTCGGTCAAGGTTTCGACGATCTATTCGCAGATCTCGACGCTGGCTAGGACGCATACCGAAAGCGTGATCGTCGACCGGCTGGAACTACTCTATCGCGCCGCGATGCGACAGACCTTCCAACGACGCGACGGCTCGCAGACCAGCAAGTTCGTCTATCTGGACATGGAGGAATATCGCGACCTGCATCTGACAGTCGATGTGCTGAAGCGGACGCTCGATCGCCCCGAACTGTCGCAGGTCCGCGCCGGGATCGCGTTGCAATCGTACATCCCCGATTCGTTTGAGGTCTTGCAAGATCTGGCTCAATGGGCGCAGCGGCGGACCGCCGCCGGCGGATTGCCGTTGACGATCCGCGTGGTCAAAGGAGCGAACATGGAGATGGAACGCGTCGAAGCGTCGACCGAAGGCTGGCCACAAGCTCCCTACACAACAAAACACGAAACCGACGCAAACTACAAGCGGATGATCCGCACGATCTTGGCTCCAGAGAATTCGGCCGCGTTGCGATTGGGTGTCGCATCGCACAACCTGTTCGACATCGCCTTGGCAGCGATTTGGGCGACCGAAGCCGATGCGCTGCAGCGCGTGCAGTTTGAGATGCTCGAGGGGATGGCGAATCAGCAGCGTCGCGCGCTACTGGAACTGACCGGCAGCATGCTGTTGTACGCGCCGGCTTGCGAGCAAACCGACTTCCTATACGCGATCGGTTATCTGATCCGCCGACTGGACGAAAACACGGGGCCGGAAAACTTTCTCCGCTACGCGTTTCAATTGCAACCGGGCACCGAGACCTGGCAAACGCTGGCCGACGGTTTTCGCGCGTCGCTGGTGGCGATCGATTCGGTCACGACCAAACCGCGGCGCCAGCAGGATCGCAGCCAAGTTCCCGCGAGGCCAGAGGTGGGCGATACGTGGCAGCAGTTTATCAACGAACCGAACACCGATTGGTCGCTGCCACAGAACAGCCGCTGGGCTCAGGAATTGCTGGCGTCATGGCGCGATCGCTGCGACGATTCGGCAACGCAGATCCCGCTGTCGATCGCCGGACGCGAAGTGACCGACGCGCGGGAGATCGTCGAAAGTCGCGATCCTTCGCGGCCCAGCAAGATCGCCTGCCGGTATGCGATGGCGACAAGCGACGATCTCGACGCGGCAATCGCCTGCGCTCGGCAAGACCCTCGCAATTGGCGATCGATGCCATCGGAAGCTCGCTCCGCCACCTTGCGCGATGCGGCTCAACTGCTTCGCCAACAGCGTGGCGACCTGCTGGCCGCAGCGCTCATCGACGGCGGCAAGACGCTCGCCGAAAGCGATCCCGAGGTCAGCGAGGCTATCGACTTCATCGAGTTCTACAGCCTGTGCGCCGACCAAGCGTATCAATCGCCACAGGTCGAAGCGTCGGGCGCCGGAGTGGTCGCGGTGATCAGCCCCTGGAACTTCCCGATCGCGATCCCCTGCGGAGGCGTCGCGGCGGCGCTGGCCGCCGGCAACACGGTGCTGTTGAAACCGGCATCGGAAACGGTGCTGCCAGCCTATCTGATGTGCCAAGCGTTCTGGGACGCCGGCGTGCCGCGCGAAGTGCTGCAATTGGTTCCCTGCCGTGGCAGCGACGCAGGCCGCCGACTTGTCGAGAACCCCGAGGTCGACATCGTGATCTTGACCGGCGGAACCGAGACGGCTGAGTCGATGCTGCGGATCCGGCCCGACCTCGCTTTAGCCGCCGAGACCGGAGGCAAAAACGCGACGATCGTGACCGGTTTGTCCGACCGGGACCTGGCGATCAAACACGTTTTGCAATCGGCCTTTGGCCACAGCGGCCAGAAGTGCAGTGCAACTTCGCTGCTGCTGCTCGAAGAGGAGGTCTTTGAAGACGAGTCGTTTCGCGAGATGCTGGCCGACGCTTGCAAGAGCATGATCGTTGGTTCGGCGTGGGAACTGCAAACGCGCGTTGGTCCGCTGATCCGACCTCCCAGCGGCGAACTGGCTCGCGGGCTCAAAGAACTCGAACCGGGAGAGTCTTGGTTGGTGATGCCCGAACCGTGCGACGACAATCCGCAACTCTATCGCCCCGGGATCAAGTGGAATGTTCAACCGGGTAGCTTCACACACATGACCGAACTGTTTGGCCCGGTGTTAGGCGTGATGCCGTTTCGCAAGTTAGAGCAAGCGATTCGACTTGTTAATGCGACAGGCTTCGGTTTGACAAGCGGGCTGGAGAGCCTGGACGATCGCGAACAAGAACTGTGGCGGGAACAGATCCAAGCCGGCAACCTCTACATCAACCGTTCGACAACCGGCGCGATCGTGTTGCGGCAACCCTTTGGCGGGCTTGGCAAAAGCGCCTTTGGTCCGGGAATCAAAGCGGGCGGCCCACATTACGTCGCGTCGCTGATGAAGCTCCGCGACCAGGTCGACCATCCGCAGATGTTCAATGCACATCGCTTCGGGCTGCCGGCATTGCAGTCGATGCGCGAGAGCCTGCAGGCTGCCGATACATCCGCGTTGATCGAGCGCTGCGGCGGCACAGAGACCACCAAATCGGTGATCGATCGGTTGCAGACGGCGCTAGCCAGTTACGACCACTGGGCGACCGAAGAGTATCGCCAACAACACGACAGCGTGCGGCTAGTCGGTCAAGACAACCTACGCCGCTATCGCCCGATTCCCGCGCTGCGGATCGGCATTGGACCGACCGATCGTCCGCTGGACATCGTCCGCTGCATCGCCGCGGCGCATGCTGCGGGGTGTCGGATCACGCTCAGCCATCGACCGGGCGAAGCAGCGGCGCTGGTCGAACTGGTTGAATTTTTGACGGCCGACTGGGCGGCGCGGATCGAGATGATCGAAGAGTCGACGCAACAATGGATCGACGCGATCCAAGAGGGAGAGGTCCTGCGGATACGGATGACACCCGACGTGACGGTCGACCCTGCGATTCGCGAAGCGGCAAACCAACACAACGTCTACATCTGCCAGACACCCGTCCTCAGCGACGGCCGTTACGAACTGCTGCACTATGTTCGCGAGCAAAGTGTCTGCGTCGACTACCATCGCTATGGCAACCTCGGCCGCCGATCCGAGGAACCACGGCGACACGTATTATGA
- the leuD gene encoding 3-isopropylmalate dehydratase small subunit, which produces MQKFTKHTGLVATMDRANVDTDQIIPKQFLKRIERTGFGQFLFFDWRFNEDGSDNPDFELNQPAAKGASVLITRRNFGNGSSREHAVWALDDYGFRAVLAPSFADIFFNNCFKNGVLPIVLSEEDIEELFRRTEQIEGYQLTVDLENNTISDGQGFDRTFEVEPSRRHNMLNGLDDIAMTLEHEAKISAYEAAL; this is translated from the coding sequence ATGCAAAAGTTCACAAAGCACACCGGCCTCGTCGCGACGATGGATCGCGCCAACGTCGACACCGACCAAATCATCCCCAAACAATTCCTGAAGCGGATCGAACGAACCGGCTTCGGCCAGTTTCTGTTCTTCGATTGGCGGTTCAACGAAGACGGTTCGGACAACCCCGACTTCGAACTGAATCAACCCGCGGCCAAAGGCGCGTCGGTCCTGATCACCCGCCGCAACTTCGGAAACGGATCGAGCCGCGAGCATGCCGTTTGGGCCCTGGACGATTACGGTTTCCGCGCCGTCCTCGCCCCCTCGTTCGCCGACATCTTCTTCAACAACTGCTTCAAGAACGGCGTCCTGCCGATCGTGCTCAGCGAAGAAGACATCGAAGAATTGTTCCGTCGCACCGAACAAATCGAAGGCTACCAACTGACCGTCGACCTGGAAAACAACACCATCAGCGACGGCCAGGGATTCGATCGCACGTTTGAAGTTGAACCGTCGCGGCGGCACAACATGCTAAACGGCCTCGACGATATCGCGATGACTCTGGAACACGAAGCGAAGATCTCGGCCTACGAAGCCGCGCTCTAG
- a CDS encoding DUF167 domain-containing protein yields MIETTPRENQLIFAIHVSAGSRRNEVGGQHDGALRVAVTQAPEKGKANAAIIKLLAKTLGISKSQLEIISGDTHRRKTIAATQIDPQQIDQQLQTLATSK; encoded by the coding sequence ATGATCGAAACAACGCCCCGCGAAAACCAATTGATATTCGCGATCCACGTTTCCGCTGGCAGCCGACGCAATGAAGTCGGCGGCCAGCACGATGGAGCCCTTCGCGTCGCCGTAACACAAGCTCCCGAGAAGGGCAAAGCCAACGCGGCGATCATCAAACTGCTGGCCAAAACTCTGGGCATCAGCAAGAGTCAACTCGAGATCATCTCGGGCGACACGCACCGCCGCAAAACCATCGCGGCCACTCAGATCGATCCACAGCAAATCGATCAACAATTGCAAACGCTGGCAACAAGCAAATAG
- a CDS encoding nuclear transport factor 2-like protein has protein sequence MTDAATPKSELLEMQRTFVKRCAKGEFLEVMEDYYADDAYQIEGDGSRREGKSNMIAFEKQFLTQVKQFHGVDIGSIAVASDDGDGNGVTMAEYTIKADMIDGSKFWPEQVQVSTWKNRKIVALRFYYDPNF, from the coding sequence ATGACCGATGCCGCAACGCCCAAGAGCGAACTGTTAGAAATGCAGCGAACGTTTGTAAAACGTTGTGCCAAGGGAGAGTTCCTCGAAGTCATGGAGGACTACTACGCCGACGACGCTTACCAAATTGAAGGCGATGGTTCGCGGCGTGAGGGGAAGTCGAACATGATTGCTTTCGAGAAGCAGTTCCTAACGCAGGTGAAGCAGTTCCATGGTGTCGACATCGGGTCGATCGCTGTCGCGTCGGACGATGGCGACGGCAACGGCGTCACGATGGCCGAGTATACGATCAAGGCGGACATGATCGACGGATCGAAGTTCTGGCCCGAACAAGTTCAAGTTTCGACTTGGAAAAACCGTAAAATTGTCGCCCTCAGGTTTTATTACGACCCGAATTTCTAA